The Terriglobia bacterium sequence GGATTTTTCTCGCCATCGCTTGTTGGTGCGCGGCAATCATTTCCGGCAGTTCCTCCTTGTTCTTCAGGGCCGGAAGCTGCTTTTCGACCGCCTTGTGGAGTTTGAGATACTCCTCCACGCGGACTGTGAACTGCTTGAAGCCCGCCGCGTCGTCTGTTTGTTCTTTGTTTAGGGTAGCCACCTGGCCCGCAAGCACCCCGGCGGCAGCAAGGGAGAGTGCTGCCAGCAGGGCAACCTCCCGGTACGAAACCCGATTCTTCGCTCTCATTCGACTCTTCCCCGCGGCAGGATCACCGCTCATGCCTACGATTCACTCTTGGCTTCCTTGGTTTCTTTGGCTTCTTTAGCTTCTTTGCCTTCTTTGACGCCCTGGGAATCTTGTGCTTCCTGGGCTTCCTGGACCGCTTCCTTGACGGCTTCCTTCACTGCCTTCTTGACCACCTTCTTCATGGTGTCCTTGACGGCCTTATCGTTCAGCACGTCGTCACCGGCCTTGGCCACCGCTTTTCTCACGGCGATCTTCACGGTGGCTGCCAGAGGATCCAATTCCTTCGTGAAGACTTGAACCGCCTTCTCTGCATCCGCTTCTGAGACCGCCGGGCGCGTCTCCACGGGAGCTTCCGCCTCTTTGGGTGGGGCCGTCTCCAGGGGCGGGGCCGTTTCTTTCTTAGCGGTCGTCGCGGTCCAGTCCGATTCAAAAGTGTCGATCAGTTGTTTCACAACCCGGGCATCGCGGACAATGAGACCGACTTCGCGGCGCGCGTCCAGTTCCAAGGTGCGAAGGCTTTGGCTGCCGACGAAGGCCTGGCGCCGGTCGCGGATAATCGTGCGTGTATGCAGCCGTGGGGCGCCGAGTTTCCGCACATCCAACGGGACGCGCCCGGCCACCGAGCCGATGACCTTGACCTCGACACCCGCTTTCACCCGCTCCTGCAAGGCGCGAAGCATCTCCTTGTCCGAGATCCGGGGGTCGTAGACCAACAATTGTTTCTTTGCCCGTCTCAGAAACGTGGCCAGTACCTTCCGGGAGTTCTCCGGGCTGACGACAAACGTCTCTTCTCCCGGCATGAACTTTGTCCGGGTGCAGTCGGCCTGGAACAGTTTTGCCGCTTCGCGGACCCAGTCGGCATGGGTAGTGACGATGCCGAAGCCACGGCTGTGGTCGATATCCAGATGCGTGAAATTGAATGACAGGACGCACAAGACACGGCGATCGATCAAGATGTACTTGCCGTGATAACGGATCAGGTCGTCGGAGGTGCGGGCCACAATGATGCCGGCGGCGAGGCAGCGCAGTTCCAGCTTGCGCAGGCCCTGTTCGCCGCCGCGGTTGGCAAATGCGATCAAGGCGGTCACCTTGACGCCCCTCTCCGCGGCCGCCTTCAGCGCCATCTCCACGTCTCGGCGATCGAAGCGGAAGATGGCAATCTCCACGCTCCGCTTCGCGCTCTTGATGGCAGAAAGCAGCGGCCCCACCCCGTCAGCGGGCTCGATGATCAGTTTCATGCTCGAATCTCTCCGGCTTTAGCCTTTCGTCCCATCCATGTTGAGTTGCACAAGGTTTGGTAGCCGTGATCCCGTTTTTTGGGATCGCGGGTTCTTTCCCGGCCGTTCGCAAAAGCCCGTGATCCGCGGAAAAGCATGCGGATCACGGCTACCAAAGCGTTCCATTCGAGAGATGGGGTCATCCGCCACCATTTTCTATCAATAGATGCTTCAAACGGCCGTTTCGGCGAGCCGCCTGCCGCTTTCTTGATGATCACAGGGCTCGAAGGTCCGCAATTCGCTTGCGCACGGCCTCGGTGTACACCGTGACGTCTTCCGGCCCATAGCCTCCGGCGCGGAAGCAGTCGCGGACCTGTTCTTCAGAAAGCATCGCCAGCCTCTCCCCCAGCCATTTCGCGTCGGCGCGCGGGATGTGTTGGGTGACCTTTTCCATATCGGATTTGGCGTGCAGCACAAAATCAACGAAGTCGGGCCCGGCATTCCCGATAAATTTCGAGTTTGCATATTCTTTAGCATCGCTCTTGGATCGCGAGAGCCGATTGCCCGTATTTCCTAACGTGGCCCCCACGTCGCTCACCACGTACCTGCGTTCCCCGTCCACCTCGTAGATCGAGTTGTTTACTCGTTTTAAGTCCCAGTTGTTCAACAAAGACATCATTATTCGCAGGCCGTTCAATTCCTGCTTGTTGAGGAAAGGATTGTCGAACCAGCCCCAATCGCCGAGCTTCTTCACCCCTTTCGGCTTGCGTTCCAGGCGCGCTTTGTGGACCGTGCCGTCGGCAGAAACAAAATTACTTCCACGGCCCAGCTTCGGCATTCCCGCCACTTTAATTTCCGCCAGGTAATAGTCCTCATCCACGAAATAGCCGGCGGCCCACAATAAGCGCGTCGCCGCGGTTTCCGACTGGGGTTCCTGGCCCAGCTTCACCTTCCACTGGACACCCTGCTCGTCTTTGATATCGAACTTCGGACTGGTTCCTTGCTTGTCTTCCTTGACGAAGGTGTATTTGCCGTTCGGGTCCGGCGCGTGCTCTTTCCCGCCGACACCGTAGAGCAGGTTCAAGGAAGCGACGTCGCCCGGATCACGCCAGATCAATTCCGGCAGGTTGGCGGGATTCCCCTTCTGTTTGTTTTTATCTTTCTTCGGCGCAGCGAATGATGCCGAAACCGCCAACAACATCAGCATCATTATGAAGTACCGCCTGGCTTTTGTTCGTCGCATGGTTTGTGCCTCTTCCCTATTGAAAAAAACTATTAACCGGCTACCGGGTAATTTGTGGTTTGCTGAGCGCCTCGGGAGTCTGGATCTTGTATAATTCTGCATACACTCCGTTTTTCGCCAAAAGGGCCTCGTGGGTGCCTTGTTCCGCCAATTCGCAATCTTTGATCACAAAGATAACGTCCGCGTGGCGGATGGTATCGAGATGATGTGCGATGACGACGGAAGTTCTCCCTTTCATCAGTTTGTCGAGGGCTTCGATGACGGACTGTTCGGAGGCCGCATCCAGGCCCACGGTCGGCTCGTCGAGAATCAGAATGGGAGTATTGCGGATGACCGCCCGGGCAATGGCAATCCGCTGGCGTTGACCGCCCGAGAGCGTGACGCCGCGCTCGCCGACCATGGTGTCGTAGCCGTCGGGCATTTCCTCGATGAATTCCCGTGCATTGGCCAGTTCGGCGGCGCGCTTGATTTCTTTGGGCGCGGCGCCGGGTTTGCCGTAAGCGATGTTTTCCCAAATCGTGGCGCGGAAGAGGAGGGTGTCCTGAAGGACGAAACTGATCTGATCGCGCAACGACTTCAGGTGATAGCGGCGAAGGTCGGTGCCATCAATTCCGACATGTCCGGAAACGGGATCGTAGAAACGCGGAATCAAGCTCACGAGGGTGGTCTTCCCGGTCCCCGAAGGGCCCACGAACGCCGCGACCTGTCCGGGTTCGATCTTGAAGCTGATGTCCCGGAGTACCTCCTTCTCCTTGTCGCCTCCATAGTTGAAGCTGACCTGGGCGAACTCAATTTGACCTTTGAACTTGGGGGCCCGGCGTGCGCCCGGCTCGTCCTTCACGCGGCTTTCAATCTCCAGGACTTCCTGGATACGCTCGTAACCAACCATCGACTTCGACACGGTGTCGGTCATTTTAGAGAGATCACGCATCGGCTTGTACATCTTCCCCAGATACAACAGGAACACAATCAGCGTCCCCGTGGTCAGCTGGTCGGCCAGTGCCAGCCGTGCCCCGTACCACAACACCAGGCACGTCCCGATGGCCACGATGACCTCCACCACCGGTGCAAGCTTGGCCTTGACGGCTCGCGCCTGGAGCCCGGCTTCCACGTTTTCCAGACTTTCAGACTCGAACCGCTTTTGTTCGTAGTCTTCCCGGGCAAATGCCTTGACCACGCGGAT is a genomic window containing:
- a CDS encoding ABC transporter ATP-binding protein/permease gives rise to the protein MTDRADKPPAAGSSRKLRITDVVRPHWKALTLALVAVLGEALTDILEPWPIKIVVDNIQRSGKLPGRLAGIITRLFGQDHYAVLNFAVAAVALIAIVGAVSAYFEKYLTTSVSQWVGHDLRRTLYHHIQRLSLAEHDESRTGDLITRVTSDIEAVQDFINSALLGILVNVMTLMGMIGVMFYLNWRFTLIALSVSPVLFLVVYSFTRRIKKASRAVRKKESELLSLVEEVLTSIRVVKAFAREDYEQKRFESESLENVEAGLQARAVKAKLAPVVEVIVAIGTCLVLWYGARLALADQLTTGTLIVFLLYLGKMYKPMRDLSKMTDTVSKSMVGYERIQEVLEIESRVKDEPGARRAPKFKGQIEFAQVSFNYGGDKEKEVLRDISFKIEPGQVAAFVGPSGTGKTTLVSLIPRFYDPVSGHVGIDGTDLRRYHLKSLRDQISFVLQDTLLFRATIWENIAYGKPGAAPKEIKRAAELANAREFIEEMPDGYDTMVGERGVTLSGGQRQRIAIARAVIRNTPILILDEPTVGLDAASEQSVIEALDKLMKGRTSVVIAHHLDTIRHADVIFVIKDCELAEQGTHEALLAKNGVYAELYKIQTPEALSKPQITR
- a CDS encoding phosphatidylserine synthase — encoded protein: MKLIIEPADGVGPLLSAIKSAKRSVEIAIFRFDRRDVEMALKAAAERGVKVTALIAFANRGGEQGLRKLELRCLAAGIIVARTSDDLIRYHGKYILIDRRVLCVLSFNFTHLDIDHSRGFGIVTTHADWVREAAKLFQADCTRTKFMPGEETFVVSPENSRKVLATFLRRAKKQLLVYDPRISDKEMLRALQERVKAGVEVKVIGSVAGRVPLDVRKLGAPRLHTRTIIRDRRQAFVGSQSLRTLELDARREVGLIVRDARVVKQLIDTFESDWTATTAKKETAPPLETAPPKEAEAPVETRPAVSEADAEKAVQVFTKELDPLAATVKIAVRKAVAKAGDDVLNDKAVKDTMKKVVKKAVKEAVKEAVQEAQEAQDSQGVKEGKEAKEAKETKEAKSES